Proteins found in one Triticum urartu cultivar G1812 chromosome 4, Tu2.1, whole genome shotgun sequence genomic segment:
- the LOC125552363 gene encoding 65-kDa microtubule-associated protein 7-like: MRSHQLHWTRLRSIYSPATTAAPLLQPRGAVPCREEREEGRKGWWLRIPGGRRALGLEFSVLSPGQQDQGGERRGRRVQREGAAGVSPSPAATPSFWREEMGETAMGGYGLDKPPRCSISFDTPCGALLRELEQIWTEIGEQEQDKDRMFQELEAECMRVYRRKVDSANADRSQLRQSVMAKEAELKALVASIGENTTQFKVNEKHASLKEQLAAVTPLLDDLRAMKEERIKQFSNVQSQIETINAQISDHNCQHDDGSSKRLTNDHDLSTRRLADLQMQLRNLQKEKSDRLQKVFVYVDEVHCLCAVLGMDFAKTVKDVHPSLHGTNSDNSTNISDSTLEGLTQTILKLKAEKRTRVSKLQEIVGKLHKLWNLMESTEQERRHFSEVAAVLGSSEEEITSPSVLSLETIQETEEEVERLTKQKASRMKELVLKRRVELENICRNAHMEPDTSTAPEKIVALIDSGLVDPCELLSNIEAQIAKANEESYTRKDIMERVDKWLSACDEETWLEEYNQDDNRYSAGRGAHLNLKRAEKARVLVQKIPTMIDNLIDKTFAWEDESNTPFLYDGVRLVAILEEQKLRRVQKEEDKKRYRDQKKLQNLLLKEKELIFGSKSVPRKTSSFNRRTSGHHPNGNGAGFMTPMPRRVSAGSATPELLTPRSYSGRYNNYFKENRRMTAAPLNFSTASKDDSMSSFASISGSEPGSPLVLH; this comes from the exons ATGCGCTCTCACCAACTGCACTGGACTCGACTGAGATCCATATATAGCCCGGCAACCACCGCTGCCCCTCTCCTACAGCCGAGGGGTGCCGTGCCGTGCCGCGAGGAGAGAGAGGAAGGGAGGAAGGGTTGGTGGTTGCGGATACCGGGAGGCCGCCGGGCATTGGGCTTGGAATTCTCGGTCCTTTCGCCAGGACAGCAGGACCAAGGAGGCGAGAGGAGAGGACGACGGGTACAGCGAGAGGGCGCTGCCGGGGTGTCCCCTTCTCCTGCAGCTACTCCCTCCTTCTGGAGAGAGGAGATGGGCGAGACGGCCATGGGCGGGTACGGGCTGGACAAGCCGCCGCGCTGCAGCATCAGCTTCGACACGCCGTGCGGCGCCCTGCTGCGCGAGCTCGAG CAAATATGGACGGAGATCGGGGAGCAGGAACAAGATAAAGATCGGATGTTCCAAGAACTCGAGGCGGAGTGTATGCGTGTGTATCGTCGGAAGGTCGACAGTGCTAATGCTGATAGAAGCCAGCTCCGCCAGTCAGTGATGGCCAAAGAAGCAGAGCTTAAAGCTTTAGTGGCTTCGATAGGTGAAAATACTACACAATTTAAG GTGAATGAAAAGCATGCATCGTTGAAAGAACAACTTGCTGCAGTGACGCCTCTCTTGGATGATCTCAGGGCCATGAAAGAAGAAAGAATCAAACAGTTCTCAAATGTGCAATCGCAAATCGAGACGATAAATGCACAAATTTCTGATCACAATTGTCAGCATGATGATGGTTCGTCCAAACGTCTGACCAATGATCATGACTTGTCAACCAGAAGACTTGCTGATCTTCAAATGCAGCTACGCAATTTACAAAAAGAAAAG TCTGATCGCCTTCAGAAAGTATttgtatatgtggatgaagtcCACTGCCTATGCGCTGTGCTTGGGATGGATTTTGCAAAGACAGTTAAGGATGTGCATCCAAGTTTGCATGGAACCAACTCAGATAATTCGACGAATATCAGTGATAGCACCCTTGAAGGTCTTACTCAGACTATCCTGAAGCTCAAAGCAGAAAAGAGGACCAGAGTCTCGAAG TTGCAAGAAATTGTGGGGAAACTCCACAAGTTATGGAATCTGATGGAGTCAACAGAACAAGAGAGGAGACATTTCAGTGAAGTAGCCGCTGTTCTTGGATCTTCCGAGGAAGAGATCACTTCTCCCAGTGTCCTGTCATTAGAGACAATTCAGGAG ACAGAAGAGGAAGTCGAAAGGCTAACTAAGCAAAAAGCGAGTAGAATGAAGGAGCTTGTTCTTAAGAGAAGGGTAGAGCTAGAAAATATCTGCAGAAATGCACATATGGAGCCTGATACAAGCACAGCACCAGAGAAGATCGTTGCTCTAATCGATTCTG GTCTAGTGGATCCTTGCGAACTTCTCTCCAACATCGAAGCGCAAATTGCAAAAGCAAATGAGGAATCTTATACGAGGAAAGATATCATGGAGAGAGTAGACAAATGGCTATCGGCCTGTGATGAAGAGACTTGGCTTGAGGAATACAATCAG GATGATAACAGGTACAGTGCCGGCAGGGGTGCCCATTTGAATCTCAAGCGTGCAGAGAAAGCGAGGGTCCTCGTTCAAAAGATTCCAA CTATGATTGACAACTTGATAGACAAGACATTTGCCTGGGAGGATGAAAGCAATACACCATTTCTATATGACGGG GTTCGTCTGGTCGCCATTTTGGAAGAGCAGAAACTCAGAAGAGTACAGAAGGAGGAAGATAAGAAACGATACCGG GACCAGAAGAAGCTGCAGAATCTATTGCTTAAAGAGAAGGAGCTGATCTTTGGGTCCAAGTCTGTTCCAAGGAAAACAAGCAGTTTTAACAGGAGGACGAGCGGGCATCATCCAAATGGAAACGGGGCTGGTTTCATGACACCGATGCCCCGCCGGGTGTCGGCGGGCAGTGCCACTCCTGAGCTTTTGACACCGCGCTCGTACTCTGGCCGGTACAACAATTACTTCAAGGAGAACAGGAGGATGACGGCGGCGCCACTCAACTTCTCTACGGCTTCCAAGGATGACAGCATGTCATCCTTCGCCTCCATTAGCGGCTCCGAGCCTGGTTCTCCATTGGTTTTGCACTGA
- the LOC125552364 gene encoding uncharacterized protein LOC125552364, protein MFGVVFPDHTFPLDATAFAQVAPASWLLDLSTLSLPSAPRSAVVFLLPPAAAALPPGKAVAVYYQAAANRPFAFLGALGPARPSAALQLPEAGDEPEPPAGPAKLGVAVEDAAALPSPPDEQRAERVALRVGENLFNFMQSFCAADGGKLVVPTDILDRWFRKFQERAKKDPTYLKSFDF, encoded by the coding sequence ATGTTCGGCGTCGTGTTCCCGGACCACACCTTCCCGCTGGACGCCACCGCCTTCGCGCAGGTCGCGCCGGCCTCCTGGCTCCTCGACCTCTCCACGCTGTCCCTCCCCTCCGCGCCCCGCTCCGCCGTCGTCTTCCTGCTCCCGCCCGCCGCGGCCGCGCTGCCCCCGGGCAAGGCCGTCGCCGTCTACTACCAGGCGGCCGCCAACCGCCCCTTCGCCTTCCTCGGCGCGCTCGGCCCCGCGCGCCCCTCCGCCGCCCTCCAGCTCCCGGAGGCCGGGGACGAGCCGGAGCCCCCCGCCGGGCCCGCCAAGCTGGGCGTCGCCGTGGAGGACGCCGCCGCGCTGCCCTCGCCCCCCGACGAGCAGCGCGCCGAGCGCGTCGCGCTCCGCGTCGGCGAGAACCTCTTCAATTTCATGCAGTCCTTCTGCGCCGCCGACGGCGGCAAGCTGGTGGTGCCCACGGATATCCTGGACCGCTGGTTCCGCAAGTTCCAGGAGAGGGCCAAGAAGGATCCCACCTATCTGAAAAGCTTTGACTTCTGA